The following are encoded together in the Populus trichocarpa isolate Nisqually-1 chromosome 5, P.trichocarpa_v4.1, whole genome shotgun sequence genome:
- the LOC7469143 gene encoding uncharacterized protein LOC7469143: MDAQKSSQTKLTRTQSSLLRSSPTIRSSIHSLTSVAEEDVIKTQQQQHQKLEDGLDEQKKVKLHRSGSTPRRTGSTRFTPVLTLVSLIFFTLFSLSFFFFFYLRREEISTSENLLLALIFIAITLFFASKNKNLINQNLIVFKQLWEQSTKRFNFSTSRTKSKQVQWFIGDPNVSNNSKGKKLEKRIIREGVEFYSNGDFYEGEFHKGGCNGSGVYNFFVNGRYEGDWIDGRYDGYGIESWARGSRYRGQYRQGLRHGYGVYRFYTGDSYAGEWFNGQSHGVGVQTCADGSCYVGEFKCAVKHGLGVYHFRNGDRYAGEYFGDKMHGFGVYHFANGHCYEGSWHEGRKQGYGMYTFRSGDTRCGEWNGGTLKNPLPFLSDAVLRAVQAARKTEENAIHLRRVDEQVNKAVHAANRAATAARVAAVKAVQNRIDGKFCETNV; encoded by the exons ATGGACGCTCAAAAAAGCAGCCAAACAAAGCTTACAAGAACTCAATCTTCACTCCTCCGTTCATCTCCCACCATCCGATCATCCATTCACAGCTTAACTTCTGTAGCCGAAGAGGACGTTATCAAAACCCAGCAGCAACAACACCAAAAACTAGAAGATGGTTTAGACGAACAGAAAAAAGTAAAGCTGCATCGGTCTGGTTCAACCCCAAGAAGAACCGGTTCAACCCGGTTCACACCAGTACTCACTTTGGTTTCGCTCATTTTTTtcactctcttctctctttctttctttttcttcttctacttgagaagagaagaaatatCTACATCAGAGAATCTCTTGTTGGCTTTGATTTTCATTGCTATAACTCTCTTCTTTGCAAGCAAGAACAAGAACTTAATCAACCAGAATTTGATAGTTTTCAAGCAATTATGGGAACAGAGTACAAAAAGATTCAATTTTTCTACTTCAAGAACCAAATCAAAGCAAGTCCAATGGTTTATTGGAGACCCAAATGTTAGCAACAATAGTAAAGGCAAGAAATTAGAGAAGAGGATTATAAGAGAAGGAGTAGAGTTTTATAGCAATGGAGATTTTTACGAAGGAGAGTTTCACAAAGGGGGGTGTAATGGGAGTGGggtttataatttctttgtGAATGGGAGATATGAAGGTGATTGGATTGATGGAAGATATGATGGATATGGAATAGAGAGCTGGGCTAGAGGGAGTAGATATAGAGGGCAATATAGACAGGGTTTAAGGCATGGTTATGGAGTTTATAGGTTTTATACAGGGGATTCATACGCTGGGGAATGGTTTAACGGGCAGAGTCATGGTGTTGGAGTGCAGACTTGTGCAGATGGGAGTTGCTATGTTGGTGAATTCAAGTGTGCCGTCAAACATGGCCTTGGTGTTTACCATTTCAG GAATGGAGACAGATATGCCGGAGAATACTTTGGAGACAAAATGCACGGCTTCGGTGTTTATCACTTCGCCAATGGCCACTGCTATGAGGGATCATGGCATGAAGGACGGAAGCAAGGCTATGGCATGTATACTTTCCGCAGTGGCGACACTAGATGTGGGGAATGGAATGGCGGTACCCTCAAAAACCCTTTACCGTTTTTATCTGATGCCGTCCTAAGAGCTGTTCAG GCTGCcagaaaaacagaagaaaatgcCATTCACTTGCGCAGGGTGGATGAACAAGTGAACAAGGCAGTTCACGCTGCAAATAGGGCAGCAACTGCTGCTAGAGTTGCTGCTGTCAAAGCTGTTCAAAACCGGATAGATGGCAAATTTTGCGAGACTAATGTTTGA
- the LOC7469144 gene encoding uncharacterized protein LOC7469144 — MGFTKQQLLARLKELQINFSQYEHPTVLTVEAQAKYVGDKGGGLSKNLFLKDKKSRFYIVSALADTKVDMKVLSQRLGLGKGGIRMAPEEALGEILQVPLGCVTPFALVNESARHVSLLLDKGFQSQEHCFFHPLSNDMSIALNACDLDKFLKSIGRDPSYIDLEANPTVGKDQPPDLASFVPSGSTIQPDQPDKAAPLQDPTENSLPVNKKSVAATGKAAKPHTSMQNSSTQNSKDKPVNPVHQPSVFSDSGLFVEEILNKTSALLLSEITEDAAKENGVNLGTVVAENIRKRLNSDLQSIATMFKNTAYTQGFHAGAHRNL, encoded by the exons ATGGGTTTTACAAAGCAACAGTTGCTTGCTCGCTTGAAG gagcttcaaattaatttttcgcAGTATGAACATCCTACTGTTTTGACTGTTGAAGCACAG GCAAAATATGTCGGGGATAAGGGAGGTGGCCTCagtaaaaatttattcttgaag GACAAGAAAAGTCGGTTCTATATCGTTTCTGCTCTGGCTGACACGAAAGTAGATATGAAAG TTTTGTCTCAAAGGCTTGGTTTGGGGAAAGGAGGTATAAGAATGGCTCCTGAAGAAGCATTGGGTGAGATACTTCAG GTTCCTTTGGGCTGTGTTACTCCATTTGCACTTGTAAATGAGTCAGCACG GCATGTCTCACTCTTGTTGGATAAAGGATTTCAATCTCAGGAGCATTGCTTTTTCCATCCACTATCTAATGATATGTCAATTG CTCTAAATGCTTGCGATCTTGACAAGTTTCTTAAATCAATAGGAAGAGATCCCTCATACATTGACCTCGAG GCTAACCCAACTGTAGGGAAGGATCAACCTCCAGATCTTGCTTCTTTTGTTCCATCTGGTTCAACTATTCAGCCAGATCAGCCAGATAAAGCAGCTCCCCTGCAAGATCCTACAGAGAATTCTCTTCCTGTGAATAAGAAGTCTGTAGCTGCCACAG GAAAAGCTGCTAAGCCGCACACCTCCATGCAAAATTCCTCCACGCAAAATTCTAAAGACAAGCCAGTCAATCCTGTACATCAGCCAAGTGTTTTCTCAGATTCTGGATTGTTTGTGGAAGAGATTCTCAATAAGACATCAGCTCTATTACTTTCAGAG ATCACAGAGGATGCTGCCAAGGAGAATGGTGTAAATCTAGGAACTGTGGTTGCTGAAAATATTAGAAAGCGGCTTAATTCAGATTTGCAAAGCATTGCT acgATGTTTAAGAACACAGCCTATACGCAAGGGTTTCATGCTGGTGCTCACCGTAATTTATAG